A section of the Sphingomonas ginsenosidivorax genome encodes:
- a CDS encoding glycoside hydrolase family 3 N-terminal domain-containing protein translates to MSHLDRRQVLKASATIAGLSLGGAAVAQSDRVESLIAQMTPAEKAGQLSCFSDQIRPIGVPFNPGLANGGATEQLARIRTGAIGMLFNGVGYAGAKAAQDAAMATRLKIPLIFAGDVIHGLRTAYPLPIAEACAFDPDLAMRTARAAALESTALGIHWTFAPMVDVARDQRWGRVAEGSGEDPYLGIALAKARVKGFQGDDLRDPTRVAACAKHFAAYGAVSGGQDYNFTEISPATLNEVHLAPFKACVDAGVATLMSAFNDIDGVPASGNHWLMTDLLRGQWRFRGMVVGDYTADEELVAHGYAADGRDAAKKAFLAGMDMAMQSNLFNLWLPDLVAKGEVPMARLDEAVRRVLQLKEAIGLFADPYRSVSARAERISVSTPAMLKLSREAGARSIVMLKNEGALLPLKKAPGRIALIGPFGEDRQNVVGTWAFMADETLNVSIAQGLRARGVSVTAVAGSGIEAPLPGGIAAAVAAAQAADVVLLAIGESQLMSGEAQARTEIVVPTPQMALAEAVAATGKPVVVLLRHGRALALHGAVKDAPAILATWFLGSQSGHAIADVLFGDVNPSAKLSASFPNESGQEPYFYNHKNTGRPAPDTGSQEYKSRYRETKNEALYPFGFGLSYTSFAVSAVSVPARMTDRIEVSATVTNTGARDGDAVVQLYIHDRVASRTRPVRELKGFARVSLKAGESKPVRFALAREDLRFWGDGGWVVEPGMFDLWVATSSVDGEKQAFELM, encoded by the coding sequence ATGTCCCATCTCGATCGCCGCCAGGTGCTGAAAGCCAGCGCGACCATTGCCGGCCTTTCGCTGGGCGGCGCGGCCGTCGCTCAGAGCGACCGGGTCGAAAGCCTGATCGCGCAGATGACGCCCGCCGAGAAGGCGGGGCAGTTGAGCTGCTTCTCGGACCAGATCCGGCCGATCGGCGTGCCGTTCAATCCGGGGCTGGCGAACGGCGGCGCGACCGAGCAGCTCGCGCGGATCAGGACCGGTGCGATCGGGATGCTGTTCAACGGCGTCGGCTATGCAGGCGCGAAGGCCGCGCAGGATGCGGCGATGGCGACGCGGCTGAAGATCCCGCTGATCTTCGCCGGCGACGTGATCCACGGGCTGCGGACCGCCTATCCGCTGCCGATCGCCGAGGCGTGCGCGTTCGATCCCGACCTGGCGATGCGCACCGCGCGTGCCGCGGCGCTGGAAAGCACGGCGCTGGGGATCCACTGGACCTTCGCGCCGATGGTCGACGTGGCGCGCGACCAGCGCTGGGGGCGCGTCGCGGAAGGATCGGGCGAGGATCCGTATCTCGGCATCGCGCTGGCGAAGGCCCGCGTGAAGGGGTTCCAGGGCGACGATCTGCGCGATCCGACGCGGGTCGCGGCCTGCGCCAAGCATTTCGCGGCCTATGGCGCGGTGTCGGGTGGGCAGGATTACAATTTCACCGAGATTTCGCCGGCGACGCTGAACGAGGTGCATCTGGCGCCGTTCAAGGCGTGCGTCGATGCGGGCGTCGCGACGCTGATGAGCGCGTTCAACGATATCGACGGGGTGCCGGCGAGCGGGAACCACTGGCTGATGACCGATCTGCTCCGCGGCCAGTGGCGGTTCAGGGGGATGGTCGTCGGCGACTATACCGCGGACGAGGAGCTGGTCGCGCACGGCTATGCCGCCGATGGCCGCGATGCCGCGAAGAAGGCGTTCCTGGCAGGGATGGACATGGCGATGCAGTCCAACCTGTTCAATCTGTGGCTGCCCGACCTGGTCGCCAAGGGCGAGGTGCCGATGGCGCGGCTCGACGAGGCGGTGCGGCGCGTGCTGCAGCTGAAGGAGGCGATCGGGCTGTTCGCCGATCCCTATCGCTCGGTCAGCGCGCGGGCCGAGCGGATCAGCGTGTCGACGCCGGCGATGCTGAAGCTGTCGCGCGAGGCTGGGGCGCGGTCGATCGTGATGCTGAAGAACGAGGGTGCGCTGCTGCCGCTCAAGAAGGCGCCGGGCAGAATCGCGCTGATCGGGCCGTTCGGGGAGGACCGGCAGAACGTCGTCGGGACCTGGGCGTTCATGGCGGATGAAACGCTCAACGTCTCGATCGCGCAGGGTTTGCGCGCGCGGGGGGTGAGCGTGACCGCGGTGGCGGGGTCGGGGATCGAGGCGCCGCTGCCGGGTGGGATCGCGGCGGCGGTGGCGGCGGCGCAGGCGGCCGACGTGGTGCTGCTCGCAATCGGCGAGTCGCAGCTGATGTCGGGCGAGGCGCAGGCGCGGACCGAGATCGTGGTGCCCACCCCGCAGATGGCGCTGGCCGAGGCGGTGGCGGCGACGGGGAAGCCGGTGGTCGTGCTGCTGCGGCATGGTCGCGCGCTCGCGCTCCACGGCGCGGTGAAGGACGCGCCGGCGATCCTGGCGACGTGGTTCCTGGGGTCGCAGAGCGGTCATGCGATCGCGGACGTGCTGTTCGGCGACGTGAACCCGTCGGCCAAGCTGTCGGCGAGCTTTCCGAACGAGAGCGGGCAGGAGCCGTATTTCTACAACCACAAGAATACCGGCCGGCCGGCGCCCGATACGGGGTCGCAAGAGTATAAGTCGCGGTACCGCGAGACGAAGAACGAGGCGCTGTATCCGTTCGGGTTCGGGCTGAGCTACACCAGCTTCGCGGTATCGGCGGTGTCTGTGCCGGCCCGGATGACCGACCGGATCGAGGTGTCGGCGACGGTCACGAACACGGGCGCGCGGGACGGGGATGCCGTGGTGCAGCTGTACATCCACGACCGGGTCGCGAGCCGGACGCGGCCGGTGCGGGAGTTGAAGGGGTTTGCGCGGGTTTCGCTGAAGGCTGGCGAATCGAAGCCGGTGCGGTTTGCTCTGGCGCGCGAGGACCTGCGGTTCTGGGGGGATGGCGGCTGGGTGGTCGAGCCGGGGATGTTCGACCTTTGGGTCGCGACGAGTTCGGTCGATGGCGAGAAGCAGGCGTTCGAGCTGATGTAG
- a CDS encoding ATP-binding cassette domain-containing protein has protein sequence MSFDIDVVRRLGDTRVALAARVGEGATVLFGRSGVGKTSVLNMVAGLLRPDTGRIVVGGETLFGDSDWGGIDLPPERRRAGYVFQAARLFPHMRVRANLLYGAADDVELTDRTAFLGIAHLLDRWPRSLSGGEAQRVAIGRALLSNPRFLLLDEPLSSLDHARREEVMQAIEHVRDVLKLPILMVTHDPEEAERIGTQIVRM, from the coding sequence ATGTCCTTTGACATCGACGTGGTGCGCCGGCTCGGCGACACCCGCGTCGCGCTCGCGGCCAGGGTGGGCGAGGGCGCAACGGTGCTGTTCGGTCGCTCGGGCGTCGGCAAGACCAGCGTGCTCAACATGGTCGCCGGGCTCCTCCGTCCCGACACCGGCCGCATCGTCGTCGGTGGCGAGACTCTGTTCGGCGATAGCGACTGGGGGGGCATAGACCTGCCCCCCGAACGCCGCCGAGCCGGCTACGTCTTCCAGGCCGCGCGCCTCTTCCCGCACATGCGCGTCCGCGCGAACCTGCTCTACGGTGCCGCCGACGACGTCGAGCTGACGGACCGCACCGCGTTCCTCGGCATCGCGCACCTGCTCGACCGCTGGCCCCGCTCGCTCTCGGGCGGCGAGGCGCAACGCGTCGCGATCGGCCGCGCGCTGCTCAGCAACCCGCGCTTCCTGCTGCTCGACGAACCGCTCTCCTCGCTGGACCACGCCCGCCGCGAGGAAGTCATGCAGGCGATCGAACACGTCCGCGACGTGCTGAAGCTGCCGATCCTGATGGTGACCCACGACCCCGAGGAAGCCGAAAGGATCGGCACGCAGATCGTGAGAATGTAA
- the modB gene encoding molybdate ABC transporter permease subunit, giving the protein MLSAAEWEIVALSLKVGGVAMAVTLPIAFALAWMLARVAFPGKILVDAAIHLPLVVPPVVTGWVLLLAFGPNGPVGGWLQGFGITVLFRWTGAAIAAGVMALPLMVRAMRLSIEAVDRRLEQAARTLGAGRWRVFWTITLPLSIPGVLAGAVLGFARSIGEFGATITFVSNVPGETQTLPLAIYSALQQPGGDAMVWRLSAISVALSLVALVASELLTRRVGRGLHVL; this is encoded by the coding sequence ATGCTGAGCGCCGCCGAATGGGAGATCGTCGCGCTGTCGTTGAAAGTCGGCGGTGTGGCGATGGCGGTGACGCTGCCGATCGCCTTCGCGCTCGCCTGGATGCTCGCGCGCGTCGCGTTTCCGGGCAAGATCCTGGTCGACGCCGCGATCCACCTGCCGCTGGTAGTGCCGCCCGTGGTGACCGGCTGGGTGCTGCTGCTCGCGTTCGGGCCCAACGGCCCGGTCGGCGGCTGGCTGCAGGGCTTCGGCATCACCGTGCTGTTCCGCTGGACCGGCGCGGCGATCGCGGCGGGCGTCATGGCACTGCCGCTGATGGTCCGCGCGATGCGGTTGTCGATCGAGGCGGTCGACCGCCGGCTCGAACAGGCCGCGCGCACGCTCGGCGCTGGCCGGTGGCGCGTGTTCTGGACGATCACTTTGCCGCTCAGCATCCCCGGCGTTCTCGCGGGCGCGGTGCTCGGCTTCGCGCGGTCGATCGGCGAGTTCGGCGCGACGATCACCTTCGTCTCGAACGTCCCCGGCGAGACGCAGACCCTGCCGCTCGCCATCTATTCGGCGCTGCAACAGCCCGGCGGCGATGCGATGGTCTGGCGGCTGTCCGCGATCTCGGTCGCGCTGTCGCTCGTCGCGCTGGTCGCCTCCGAACTGCTGACCCGGCGCGTGGGCAGGGGGCTCCATGTCCTTTGA